One window of Sphingobium sp. TKS genomic DNA carries:
- the virB9 gene encoding P-type conjugative transfer protein VirB9 produces the protein MKQLLMVSAAMLAFALPMSARAENTPRPVTADHRVREVNYSDQNVIAIRSAFRTATQIEFAQGEVIKFVAMGDTVSWEVAPAENSLFIKPRERAGGTNLIVVTDYAGQKRNYTFALAAVANGRSSETFYKVRVRYPEQEAAARREAAARQQLTQVLAQQNGAIKAALDLGVLEGTRNLNYSVQGSSEIQPSEVTDNGQFTVLRFPNQREIPAIFTVNPDGSEATASFDVRDEFVVIHGVFRQLRLRRGKVVLCIYNDSPNFYGRDPKTDTASEVVERKTEN, from the coding sequence ATGAAACAGCTCCTCATGGTATCGGCCGCGATGCTGGCCTTTGCGCTCCCGATGAGCGCCCGCGCCGAAAACACGCCCCGCCCTGTCACCGCCGACCATCGGGTCCGCGAGGTCAATTATAGCGATCAGAATGTCATCGCCATCCGCAGCGCCTTTCGCACGGCCACCCAGATCGAGTTCGCGCAAGGCGAGGTGATCAAATTCGTGGCCATGGGCGATACCGTGTCCTGGGAAGTCGCCCCGGCCGAAAATTCCCTGTTCATCAAACCGCGCGAGCGCGCGGGCGGGACCAATCTCATCGTCGTCACCGACTATGCCGGCCAGAAGCGCAATTACACCTTTGCGCTCGCCGCCGTCGCCAATGGCCGCTCGTCCGAAACATTCTACAAGGTCAGGGTCCGCTATCCCGAACAGGAGGCGGCAGCCCGCCGGGAGGCCGCTGCCCGCCAGCAGCTCACCCAGGTGCTCGCTCAGCAAAATGGGGCAATCAAGGCCGCACTGGACCTCGGCGTGCTCGAAGGCACCCGCAACCTCAACTACAGCGTGCAGGGCTCCTCGGAGATCCAACCTTCCGAAGTCACCGACAATGGCCAGTTCACGGTCCTGCGTTTTCCCAATCAGCGCGAGATTCCCGCCATCTTCACGGTCAATCCCGATGGCAGCGAAGCCACGGCCTCCTTCGATGTGCGCGACGAATTTGTCGTGATCCATGGCGTGTTCCGGCAACTGCGCCTGCGCCGGGGCAAGGTGGTGCTGTGCATCTACAATGACAGCCCGAACTTCTACGGCCGTGATCCCAAGACGGACACGGCGTCGGAAGTGGTGGAGCGCAAGACGGAGAATTGA
- a CDS encoding virB8 family protein, with the protein MAIGVKDSAEDLKAYFAEAQSWDRERFVAAERSKRLAWIVAGSASAIAVIGVAAVAMLSPLKTVVPYVVTVDRSTGATEVTQQLRGDKTVTYDEAVRKYFLANYVRSREGWIPQARQEFFNQVLALSAPEEQRRWISFYKKDNPDSPQNQLTASDTVFVAVRAVSFISPTVAQVRFTKRLERDGQATETPAIATITFDVLSKPESEAGRYANPLGFQVKAYRADVEIGGK; encoded by the coding sequence ATGGCAATCGGGGTCAAAGACAGCGCCGAGGATCTGAAGGCCTACTTCGCCGAAGCGCAAAGCTGGGATCGGGAACGCTTCGTCGCGGCCGAACGGTCGAAGCGGCTCGCCTGGATCGTGGCAGGCTCCGCCAGCGCAATCGCGGTCATCGGCGTCGCGGCGGTGGCGATGTTATCACCGCTCAAGACCGTGGTGCCCTATGTCGTCACCGTCGATCGCTCGACCGGCGCCACCGAAGTGACCCAGCAACTTCGGGGCGACAAGACGGTCACCTATGATGAGGCGGTCCGCAAATATTTCCTCGCCAATTATGTCCGGTCCCGCGAGGGCTGGATACCGCAGGCGCGGCAGGAATTTTTCAACCAGGTACTGGCGCTGTCGGCGCCGGAGGAACAGCGCCGCTGGATCAGCTTCTACAAGAAGGACAATCCCGACTCCCCGCAAAACCAGCTGACGGCCAGTGATACAGTCTTCGTCGCGGTGCGGGCGGTCTCCTTCATTTCGCCGACCGTGGCCCAGGTGCGGTTCACCAAGCGGCTGGAACGAGATGGGCAGGCCACCGAAACGCCGGCCATCGCAACCATTACGTTCGACGTGCTTTCCAAGCCGGAATCTGAAGCCGGCCGCTACGCCAATCCGCTCGGCTTCCAGGTGAAAGCCTATCGCGCGGACGTAGAGATAGGTGGAAAATGA
- a CDS encoding type IV secretion system protein → MKGKRLHYWVAGASLLTIATSAQAQGIPVSDTRGLFQQLEQVRQGVSMLQQGANQLQQARDLYRDLNKATDIGSIASSLRTDAMRELNVSSGSLDGYANGNLDVIGRLRGRSDSVYQGLMGQLSPDVSDSTRASYETGARSAAVTAGLAGSVGDSVTSRREGLEELRSRLATANSAAERADMSARLQLEQAQMTNDMMALQAVELQRRAKAEADYQGYVTLQQREAAKFRRQMGID, encoded by the coding sequence ATGAAGGGCAAAAGACTTCACTATTGGGTGGCAGGGGCCTCGCTTCTGACCATCGCAACGTCAGCGCAGGCGCAGGGAATCCCCGTCAGCGATACCCGTGGCTTATTCCAGCAGCTGGAGCAAGTTCGCCAGGGCGTGTCGATGCTGCAGCAGGGCGCCAATCAACTTCAGCAGGCCCGCGACCTGTATCGCGATCTCAACAAGGCGACCGATATCGGGAGCATTGCGAGCAGCCTGCGCACCGACGCCATGCGAGAGTTGAACGTGTCTTCCGGCAGTCTGGACGGTTATGCCAACGGAAATCTGGATGTGATCGGTCGTCTGCGTGGCCGTTCCGACAGCGTGTATCAAGGCTTGATGGGGCAGCTGTCCCCCGATGTCTCGGACAGCACGCGCGCAAGCTATGAGACCGGCGCACGAAGCGCGGCCGTTACGGCGGGCCTGGCGGGATCGGTGGGCGATTCCGTGACAAGTCGCCGCGAAGGCCTGGAAGAACTGCGCAGCCGCCTGGCCACCGCGAACTCAGCGGCAGAACGCGCCGACATGAGCGCTCGCCTTCAGCTGGAACAGGCGCAGATGACGAATGACATGATGGCCCTGCAAGCGGTCGAGCTGCAACGCCGCGCGAAGGCCGAAGCCGATTATCAGGGATATGTCACGCTCCAGCAGCGGGAAGCCGCGAAATTCCGTCGCCAGATGGGGATCGACTAA
- a CDS encoding type IV secretion system protein → MDFPIFETMMNSVDGALAGIIALYSSVIGIISAPLRVGVTIYIILLGGAILRGAVQYPAREFVYRALKLAALTWAVSSLYGASVGLFTMHGLPGQFASALGGADINGLGGYFDTLLQGAARAIAKITEIVDEHTQEAGKNLVGIPNNFVEIILAAIANLVILIAALLSCALGFTICAFALFALALLAVVGPLFVAALLFDSTRGWFFSWMGSAISYIMLVVFALLVTLFISQTTDTFINAISNEDSVLVAAFKALSFYVLGFYFFLQIPSLASGLGGGGPALAAQFANAVTVNFAPAAGRTMAGAPSSGVRAIGAGAWQLGGSRNGGGGTLTRTR, encoded by the coding sequence ATGGATTTCCCGATCTTCGAGACCATGATGAATTCAGTGGATGGCGCCCTCGCCGGCATCATCGCTCTCTATTCCTCGGTGATCGGCATTATTTCTGCTCCGCTCCGTGTCGGCGTGACCATCTATATCATCCTGCTGGGCGGCGCGATCCTGAGAGGAGCTGTGCAATATCCCGCGCGTGAATTTGTCTATCGTGCGCTGAAACTCGCGGCCCTTACATGGGCAGTCAGCTCCCTCTATGGCGCGTCTGTCGGTCTATTCACAATGCATGGGTTGCCCGGTCAGTTCGCCAGCGCGCTCGGCGGTGCGGATATCAACGGTCTCGGCGGTTATTTCGACACGCTGTTACAAGGCGCGGCGCGAGCCATCGCAAAGATCACCGAAATCGTCGACGAGCATACTCAAGAGGCCGGGAAGAACTTGGTCGGCATTCCCAATAATTTTGTGGAGATCATCCTCGCTGCCATCGCCAATCTCGTCATATTGATTGCCGCTCTGCTGTCATGTGCACTCGGCTTCACAATTTGCGCCTTTGCCCTCTTCGCACTCGCGCTGCTGGCAGTCGTCGGACCACTTTTCGTGGCCGCTTTGCTATTCGATTCTACACGGGGATGGTTCTTCTCATGGATGGGGTCGGCGATCAGCTATATCATGCTGGTCGTCTTCGCGCTGCTGGTCACCCTCTTCATCTCGCAAACGACCGACACCTTCATCAACGCAATCTCGAACGAGGACAGCGTGCTGGTCGCCGCATTCAAAGCTCTGTCATTCTATGTGCTGGGCTTCTACTTCTTCCTGCAGATCCCCAGCCTGGCATCGGGCCTGGGTGGCGGTGGCCCTGCCCTGGCAGCCCAATTTGCCAACGCCGTTACAGTGAACTTCGCCCCGGCCGCTGGCCGCACCATGGCGGGCGCACCCTCAAGCGGCGTCCGCGCCATTGGTGCTGGCGCCTGGCAATTGGGTGGCAGCCGAAACGGCGGCGGCGGAACGTTGACCCGCACGCGATAG